A window of Piliocolobus tephrosceles isolate RC106 chromosome 13, ASM277652v3, whole genome shotgun sequence contains these coding sequences:
- the PLET1 gene encoding LOW QUALITY PROTEIN: placenta-expressed transcript 1 protein (The sequence of the model RefSeq protein was modified relative to this genomic sequence to represent the inferred CDS: inserted 1 base in 1 codon) — protein MAVFHAMLLQPLKMFLCLSLQLSSATFIRYSNTCFTFDEYYTIILDIKASSHIYKSNAVYSGFVPVNDSVYAVVRKALDKNGDSMGLWQRADENCYSNSTLYVKDQYMTVLEAQWQAPKSENITEVEIQAFTVQTRALTILSTLKLTEKVSTLTLAVKIPQSSALKPFFLITPKSIRLESLANRVFSSPITDAIYILLXFLTSTLLF, from the exons ATGGCAGTCTTCCATGCCATGCTGCTGCAGCCACTGAAGAtgtttctgtgcctcagtctgcAGCTTTCTTCTGCCACCTTTATAAGGTACAGTAACACCTGCTTCACCTTTGATGAATATTACACCATCATCCTAGACATCAAGGCCAGTTCACATATCTACAAAAGCAATGCAGTCTATTCTG GATTCGTTCCCGTGAATGACAGCGTCTATGCTGTGGTCAGGAAAGCCTTGGACAAGAACGGTGACTCAATGGGCCTCTGGCAAAGAGCAGATGAAAATTGCTACAGCAACTCCACCTTGTACGTGAAAGATCAATACATGACAGTCTTAGAGGCACAGTGGCAAGCTCCTAAATCTGAGAACATAACTGAAGTGGAGATACA AGCTTTCACTGTCCAGACCAGAGCCCTGACTATACTTTCTACTCTGAAGCTGACAGAAAAAG TGTCAACCTTAACCTTAGCTGTCAAGATTCCCCAGAGCTCAGCCTTGAAGCCTTTCTTCTTGATTACGCCCAAGAGTATCAGACTCGAAAGCTTGGCCAACCGAGTCTTCAGCAGCCCCATCACAGATGCCATTTATAtcctgc gctttctcaccaGCACACTTCTCTTCTAA